Below is a window of Desmonostoc muscorum LEGE 12446 DNA.
TTGAGATTATCAAGACCAACAACTTCGTCACCCCTGGTCAATAGACGTTGGCTGAGGTGAAAACCAATAAAACCAGCAGCGCCAGTCACTAAAACCTTGACCATGATGTTTCTCCTATAAGCTCCAGTAATGAATATGGGGTGGTAGTATAGCTTTGCTAAAAATGGATTTGATATCCATCAGTACACCACCTGGACGCAAACAGTTCAGAAGTTGTTCACAAGGCATATCTAAATAAGCCTGATGACTGACTGCAAGTATTACCCCATCTAAATCACACAGGTTATCCCAATCCACTAAATCAATCCCGTATTCATGCTGTGCTTCATCAGGATCTACCAGAGGGTCGTGTAAGAGTGGTTCAATGCCAAATTGCTGCAACTCTTTTACCACATCTGGTATGCGACTATTGCGAATGTCAGGTACATTTTCCTTAAAGGTCAGACCGAGAATTCCTACCCGCGCTTCTTTAATGGACAGGTTGGCTTCAATTAAGAGTTTGACAAAACGCTGACCAAGGTAAGTACCCATACTGTCGTTAATTCGACGACCAGCTAGGATGACTTCGGGATGATATCCCAATTCTTCTGCTTTGGTGGTTAGATAGTAAGGGTCAACTCCAATGCAGTGACCACCAACAAGTCCTGGAGTGAATCGCAAAAAGTTCCATTTGGTGCCCGCAGCTGCCAAAACATCATGGGTACGGATACCAAGGCGATCGCATATTAGCGCGAGTTCGTTCATCAAAGCAATATTTAAGTCTCGCTGAGTATTCTCAATGACTTTGGCAGCCTCAGCTACTTTAATTGAGGAGGTGCGATAAACACCGGCATCAATAATAGCTGTGTAGACACTTGCAACTCGTTCTAGAGTTTCCGCATCTTCCCCAGCTACTACTTTGACAATTTTTTCTAGTGTATGAGCTTTATCACCCGGATTTATCCGTTCTGGAGAATAACCCAACTTGAAATCAACACCTGATCGTAAGCCTGATACTTTGGCCAAAGTTGCTTTGCAGATATCCTCGGTCACCCCTGGATACACTGTGGATTCATACACCACGATCGCTCCAGGTTGTAAGACTTTGCCAACGAGTTCAGAAGCTTTAATTAGCAAAGTCAAATCAGGATTATGGTTGCGGTCAACTGGGGTTGGAACGGCAATTACAAAAAAGTTTGTGTCTACTAAATCGTAGAGTTCTGAAGTGATAATTAGACTAGAGTTGATTAATTCATCGGTGGAAATTTGATTTGTGCGATCGATGCCTTGCTTTAAACTTTTAACTTTCTCTAAATTGATATCAAATCCAATAGTATTGGGAAATTTTTTAGCAAATGCTAGGGCAACAGGTAGACCAACGTAGCCAAGACCAATAACTGCAATGCGGTTGCTCATATCTCAACAGGGGTATATTCTGAATGTGTCATTAGTTATTTGTCATTTGTCATTTGTAAATACTTTTGAATAATGGCAAACGATGAAAAATAACCAGATTAAAGAATTTTCAAACAAATATGGTTTGTAGCTGATTCCAAATATTAGCTATTGTTTATTTTTGATTCCCATCTCAATTTTGTAGCACCGTTTTGTTGTTTGAGTCATGCCAAATTGGCGTAGCTTCTACAAATAAAAAGACATAATCACATCTACGAAATTCTCTACAAGTAGTTATTTTTATATGGACTTTCTATTGAATTTTGGAAAAAATCTGTACACTGATTGTGTGCCAATACTGTTCGGTTAAAAAAGAGACGCGATAAATCGCCGTCTCTACAACAATCAATTCTTTGTAGAGACGGGGATTTATCGCGTCTTTGTCATGTAAAATTTTGATCAAAAAACCTTAACCGAACTGTATTGGATTGTGTGCTTACTTTCTATCCTGAGCATAAGTCATTGCATAGATGCTACTGAAATGTTGTGTATGATGAATTACATGCAAAATTACCCGCTTTAGTGTCGATGCTGACATCCGTGCAGGGTATCTGTAGGAAAACCCGACAACACCCAGCCTGATATACGTGAAAATTAAACTCTAATACCAATTTCTAAAATCATTACGACAGATGGATTCACAAAACCTAGATTCAGAAAGCTATTCCCAATCCAAAATCCAAAATCTAAAATTCAAAATTGTATAAGTGTTGCAAAAGCCTTGCCCAATGGATGGAAGAGAGTTTTACTCAAGCTTAATTCGACTTCATATTCTGCATCATGCAGTTCAGGAGCCAATTTTTGGGCTGGGCATTATTGAAGAATTGGCACGCCACGGCTATAAACTCAGTGCAGGAACACTCTACCCAATGCTGCACGATATGGAGCGTAAGGGATATCTATATTCAGTTGAGGAAAGATCCGGGCGACAGAACCGGCGCCTCTACCGAGCTACCGATTTAGGAAAAATGACATTAGAGGATGCCAAAGAAAAGGTACGGGAATTATTTGGCGAATTGTTTGAGGAGTAGTGATAAGTGCTGAGTTACAGCCTTTTGCAAGTAAATAGTAATAGCCTTAACAGTATTTAACCGTATTTTTCATGGAATAATTGTATATTTTTTAATTTATGGCTGTGCCATAAAATTACACTTTTCACTTACTTAAATTCAAGTTTAGTTAAGTAAACGCTAAAAACTATCAGTGTGTTGACCTGAAAAAGCAACTATTACACTACCAAGTAAAAATTATGGGACAAAACACTTCACGTCGCTCAGTTTTACGAGGTTTGATTACCAGCACAATTGTTATCGGGTTTGATTTAACTACTCGTTCCTGGGTAACATCTGCCAGTGCCACATCTGTTTTTGAAAGCTTACCTCCCCTAGATGGAGTGCTTTACACTGATAATGCGACACTTGCTGATGCCAGTATAGATTTTGGTAATATTGTGCATCGTCAACCGCTAGCAGTACTTAAACCAGGCTCAATTGAGGATATTGTTCAAATTATTCAATTCGCTCGGACTTACAAGCTCAAAGTTGCCCCACGCGGTCAGGGTCACTCTACCTACGGTCAGTCACAAGTAGAAGCAGGCATTGTGATTGATTTAAGTACGCTCAACAAGATTCATTTCATTGGTACAGACCGAGCGATTGTTGATGCTGGCGTGGTATGGAGTCAGTTATTGCAACAGACACTTGTGCAGGGATTAACACCGCCCGTTCTCACTGATTACATCGAACTTTCTATCGGCGGTACTTTGTCAGTCGGAGGTATTGGTGGTGCAACTCATCGCTATGGTGTGCAAGTTGACAATGTTTTAGAACTGAAGGTAGTGACTGGTATTGGTCATCTCGAAACTTGTTCACTATCGTACAATCGCAATTTATGGGAAGCAGTACTAGCAGGGCTAGGTCAATGTGGAATTATCGTACAGGCAACTATTAAGCTAATTCCCGCCACTACCAATGCCCGTGTGTTTCAGTTGTATTATGACGATTTAGCTACCTTTACTCGTGACCAACGCGAAATCATCAATGATGAGCGCTTCAACTATGTAGAAGGTCAGTTAGTTTCTAATAATGCTGGTGGATGGCGTTATCTACTAGAAGCGGCTAGCTTTTACAGTCCTCCCTCTGTACCTAATAACAGTTTGTTACTTGCAGGCTTAAACTACACTCGTGGTACACAACAAATAGAGGATAAAACTTACTTTGATTTTCTCAACCGTTTAGCTCCTACAGTTGCCTTTCTCAAATCTATTGGTGTTTGGTCTTATCCTCATCCTTGGTTAAACCTGTTTGTCTCAGGTAGTGCAGTTAACAGTTTTGTTGGTGAAGTCGCTGCCAACTTAACGCTAGCTGACACTGGTCAAGGGCCAATTCTGCTGTATCCAGTTAAAACTAAACGCTTCGGGCTACCCAATTTCCGGGTTCCGAACGAGAAGGTTGTGTTTCTGTTTGCCATATTGCGAACAGCAGTACCACCAGACAATTCTGTAATTACAAAAATGCTCAATGATAATCGTAGACTCTTTGAGCAAAATCGTGATTTGGGTGGTTATCAATATCCTGTAAACGCCCTGTCCTTCTCCAAAAAGGATTGGCAGCAGCATTTTCGTCCAGTTTGGGGAAATCTGGTAAGTGCAAAGCGACGTTACGATCCAGATAATTTACTAACGCCAAGTCAGGGCATTTTTGTGAACTGTTAGCCCAAAGTTTTCCTCTCGTAGAGAGGAAAAGATGAGCGTAGGCGCGTTCTGTCCCCAGATCAAGGGAGGTTTTCCAAAAATTGTTTGAGGTGAGCTTGGTCTGGATTGATGTCAAGTTCCTTGGCTTTTGCTAAAACTTGTTCGCGGTTCAGTTGATGTTGAGTTGCAAAGGCAATGAGCGCCAAAGCGCTGGCTCGTCCGCCTACACCACAATGAAAATATACAGGAGTCGGTAATTGCTGTAGTTCTGAGAGAACTGTTGCTGTCGAGTTATCGTTGGCTTGGGTTGGCTTGAGTGGAACATTGACATATTCCAGTCCTACGGCTTGAGCCTGTTGCTGTTCGTCTGCTAATGCTCCAGTTTCATCGAGCGATCGCAAGTTAACCACAGACTTATACCCCTGATCAACAAGTTGTTTTAGCGTCTCTGGTGTTGGCTGTCCACCGGCTGAAAACTCATCGCTCACCTTTTTAATATCACTCATACATACTCCATAAACTCGATTGCATTACCGTATTTTATATTCAATGGCATGGTAACATGGATTAACTTCTCAGTATATAGATTTTCGATATCGAATTTCGATATATTGATGCTGTCAACATCATTAAATCAGGAAAACCACAGTGACTCAGGAAGCTGAGGATATCCAGAAATCCGATAATGCTCTGACTCCCACACAGCAGAAGCAGCGATTAAGGGAACTGGCAATGGTGTTTTTGCGATTGGGGGCGATCGCCTTTGGTGGTCCGGCTGCCCACATCGCCATGATGGACAATGAAGTGGTGAATCGTCGTCAGTGGATGAGCCGGGAAAAACTGCTAGATTTACTGGGGATTACGAATTTGATTCCAGGCCCCAACTCAACGGAATTAGCAATTCACATCGGCTACGAACGAGCCGGATGGCGCGGTTTACTGGTTGCAGGAAGTTGCTTTATTTTGCCTGCGATGCTGATTGTTTGGGGATTAGCCGTCATTTATGGCCGCTATCAAACTGTTCCCCAAGTGGAATGGCTGCTTTATGGAATTAAGCCTGTAATTATTGCCGTCGTGCTTCAGGCTGTGTGGAATCTGGGTAAAAAGGCAGCCAAAGATGCGCCAACAATTATTGCAGGGGTGGCCGCAATCGCCGCCTATTTTGCTGGATTGAATGAAATTTTGGTGCTGATTTTGCTAGGTATTGCTGTTATGCTGCTGAAGAATTGGCAAAGCAGAGGACGTATAACGGGAGCATTCCTATTACCCTTTTCAGGTGTTTTGGCTCAGGTTAGTAGTACAGCAGCAGTCACATCTGTTAGTTGGATTAATGTCTTTTTCTTCTTTCTCAAAATTGGGTGTGTTCTCTATGGCAGTGGTTACGTGTTGCTGGCATTTCTGCAACGGGAATTGGTTGAGCGCAACCACTGGCTTACGTCACAGCAGCTTTTAGATGCGGTGGCGATCGGGCAATTTACACCAGGGCCTGTTTTCACCACTGCAACATTTATTGGCTATTTGCTAGCAGGAAATGCTGGGGCGATCGCTGGTACAATCGGTATTTTCTTACCAGCTTTTGTACTGGTGTGGGTAGTTAATCCTTGGGTTTCTAAGTTGCGTCAATCTCCTTGGGCAAGTGGATTTTTGGATGGCGTGAATGCGGCTTCTCTGGGATTAATGGCAGGAGTTACCTACACATTAGGACAAGCTGCACTGGTGGATTGGTTGACAATTACTATGGCGATTGTGAGTGCGATCGCTGTGTTCCGATTTAAAATCAATTCTGCTTGGTTAGTGCTAGCAGGAGGAGCGATCGGACTTGCCTCACGTATGTAGCATTGGGCATGGGGCATTGCGAGTGTGGGAGGGGTGGGAAGCTTTTTTATAATCTCCCCCTGCCTCCCCTGCCTCCCCTGCCTCCCCTGCCTCCTCATCCCCTCCTTGGCAAGCGGAACCAAAATCTAGAACCACCTTCGGGACGGGGTAAATAACCAATACTACCTCCCCAACGTTCTAGTGTGATTTTACAAAAATAAAGACCTAAACCTGCTTTGCCTGATTTATCTTTGCCTTGGGAAAATTTTTGAAATAAATTTTTGACCATTTCTGGTGGTACGCCTGAACCGCGATCGTCTACATTAACTAAAACATATTCTCCATCAAGTTGGAGACTAATAGTTACAGTAGAATCTTGAAAACTGTAACGATAAGCATTTTCTACTAAATTAGAAATCACTCTATCCAAACGAGATTTTTCTCCAATAACTGTCCAGTCTATTGTCATGTCAATTTGCTTATCAAGCTCTAACTGTATATTTTTCAGGTAAAAAGTAGGCTTTAAAAACTCAATTACTTCTTGTATACAAGTTACAATATTTGGTGTATCCTGAATATCAACATGAGAATTTTCTAGTAAAATTACTTCATGAGAAAAAATATCTAAAATATCCTTAATTAACATCTCTTGCTTTAAACACTGCTGCATTCCAATTTCTAAGTAGTCTTTACCTTTAGGTGTTAATTTTTCAAATTCTAGTAGTGATAAACAACCATTGATAGCACTTAGTTGTCCTGCTATATCATGCATAATACAATGGAGCAAAACATCTTTTTTTTGATTATCTTTGAGCAATTGATGATAGATTAATTGATATTCTCTACCTTTTTGTATAAGATATTGCTTATCTTCATAAGTCTCTTCTAATAGCTCAATCAATAAAATTTTTCTGTTATTCACAAAAATTGCATAAGCTTCAAATTGATATTCTTGTCCAGTTCTATCTATTTCAGTCCACAAACCTGAACTGAGTTTTTTACCACTATTATTCATCCAAAATTCTTCAGCATCAATTAAAAAATTTTTTAAAAAGCAAAATTTTTCCTGTGGTATTGATATGTTCATTCCTGAGATTAATTTCTTATGACAAACTTGATTTAACCAATCAGGTGTATTACCAATAATTTTAAACAAACCTGCGTTAATATACTCTAAAGTTAGAATGTTTAAAGCACCCAGCACATCATTTATAATAGATGTATTCATAATTTAATTTTTGGATGATTAATTAATTTTGATTGCAGCTAAATAATATAGTTATTTAATAGTTATTTATTTAATTTTTCTTGTAAAAGAATAAACTCATTAGCTTTTTGTTGAGTAGCGAAGAGGTGCTTTTCATCGCAGCTACTATCTAACAGCAATACCCAATCTCCTTCCTTTGTAGGGAATATATGAACGTCTGCACAACTGCCATACTCTGTTTTGATAAATGGCAGAAATAAGGAATTATCCTCTAATGGTAGTAACCCTTCCAGAAAACAAACTTGCTCTTTGATATTTTCTCCTTTACTAAGGTTAGTAATTCCATATTCTGCTAACTTACCTCCCCAATCCAATAGGCTACCATCTTTATTCACCAACAGATAGGCAAGAGAACGTTCTGTTGTGAGAAAATTGAGAAGATAGGTAATCACAGAAGTAGGGACATCTAGCATTTAGCAATCCAAGATTTTCTTAGCAAGAGTTTGAAAAATTTCTTCTACACCGAGTCCATTTTTGGCACTTGTTTTAATCACAGTCCAACCCTTTTCGATAACATCATCTATTTCAGCAGGTTCAATTTCCCATTCATCTGTAATGTCCCATTTGTTCATCACCAAAATAAATGGAACCTTACCAATGGCATCTTCTACTCTTGTTTGTAGATCAAAAGCTTTTTCTAAAGTATTACGTCTTGTACCATCTACAACTAATAAATAACCAGCACAACCCCGTAAATAAGACATTCGTATTTTCTGAAATTCGTCTTCTCCATAGAGATCCCAAAGGATAAGGTTTAACTTATTTTCTTCAATATCTAGAATTTTTTTATCAATCTTTACACCCACAGTAGTATGGTATTTTTCAGAAAAAATACTGTGGACAAACCTCGATATTAAACTAGTTTTACCTGTAGCAAATGCACCTATCATACAAATTTTTTTCTGGAGAATCATAAAATGATATAAATTTAGTCAGACTGATCAGCTATAAATACTTTAAAAGATACTCGACGGCTACTAATATTTTGAGATTCTGATGTTACTTGTGGCTTGAAAGGTTGGCTAGAACTTACACCCATTGCTTTAAGTTGTTTTGTATTGATTCCTTGGGATTTTAAATAAGATAGAATTTTATCAGCGCGGGCTTGACTGAGGAGCATATTTGTTTGCTCTGTCCCGGTACTATTAGTATGTCCAATTATTTTAATTTGCACCTTTTTCTCCAAATACTTAGCAATGTCTAGAAACTTGCGTGTTGATAGGGTTAAATTACGTAGCTTGGTAACTTCACCAGAATTCAGTTCATCAGTTCCTTCTACAAAAAACAATATTTTTTGTTCTATTTGTTTTTTATATAACTCTAATTGACTAAGTTCTATTTCTACAAGATTTTTATCCTGAATTTGAGTAATGCCGGGAATAAAATGGCATAATTTCCGTGCTTCTAAAATCCATTGACGAGATGCATAACCTGTGATGTGTAGAATACCGTTTTTATCAACTTGTAGTGATACACTTGTGGGCGGACGTAACAATTCTTTAACTCTTTTCGTAGAAAATTGTGCTTCCAAAGACAAGTAAGGTTGCCATTGGCTGATTACTGTTTTGGGGTTGAGATTTGTTTGCTGTATAAGTGTATTGGGATCTACTGCTAAAGGATCGCGCATTCCCCAGATAAAGTATTTACCAAAACTTTGCTTGGAGTTAATCACAACAATTCCTGGCTGAGAGTTGAGTTTTTGGAGATAGGCTTGCCAGCGGAGTTGTTCTCGAATGCTAAAAAAGCCCCAAGTTCCACAAGCGATCGCCATTGCACTTAAGATAATCCAAGCATAAGTATAATTTTTTTTAGCAGCAGATTTATATTGAACTACCAGGCAAGCTTCTAGATCGGGCTTAGTTAACTCAAATGATTCTGTATCTCCGGCAAAATTTTTAATTTCTCTACTAAATTTGAGATGAATTTTTTCGATTGCTTCTTGTAAAACTAACCTTAATTCTTGGGGAGGATTTCCCCGAATCATCGCTGCTATTAACGCTTGTGGTCCCTCTTCAATCCAAATTATGACTTCTCCAAAGCGTAAACTTTTGATCCCATCTCCTTTTTGGACATTAAACGAATCTTTGATAAAATCTTGGATAGCTGTCAACATAGCAGCTACTAAATCTGGATCTTGAATCGCAACCTGCTTTGTTACTAAATGTTGAAGTAATAATCCAGATTCTTTATGAATCAGAAATATTTGTTCCACTCGGTAAACTAGCGTCCGTAGCAGCACAATTTCGGCAAATGATTTTCCTGTGCGTTGGGCTTCTAATCTCCACTGAAAACTTTGTGGAGACAAGCTATGTTCTAGAGTTTGATTCAGAGATTGAGTCATTTGCTCAAGAGCTGTAGAAATTGCCTTACGAGTAGCTGGCCCAATAACTGGAAATAATGTATCTGCAAGCACATTATGGTCTTGTTTAACAGAAACTTGAATGGCTTCTTCGACAGTTGACACCATTACTTCTCCAAGTTGTTTATCTTGCTTTGAGCGCAGAATTACAGCTTCTGGAAGCATGTCGCTAATATCTTCTGGTTGAATTTCAGGGTTTTCTAGTCGCTCATAAAATCTTTCAAGTTTAGTCGGCTCAATATCCAGCAGCAAACTACGGAGTATAGTTAATTCATCCTTGATTTCAGAGGTTTGGCTGTTCCTGTTCAAACGTTCAGGAGATACTTTTGGTATTTGGTTTATCGAAGAATCATTCATTACCAAAATCTCCAAATTCACAATTATTATGAAGTAACATTCTGTTGTTAATAGGAGAACTATGCTGATGCTAAAATATTCTACTTTTTACTTCCTAATTTTGAGTTTAAGACTTGTTTTCTGCGTTCAAGCGGACAGCTAATTCTGTAAACATAGCCGCAAGATTAGAACGATCAGTTTTGTCCCTGCGAAGCTCTTGAGCTTCACGATCTAGTAAAGCTAAAATTTCCTCAGATTTTTTTTGAATATCATCTTGTAAGCTTTTCGATTGTTTGAGAATTTGCTCACGTAACTCTCGTTGTGTATTCGTAGTTTGTTCATCAAATTGAGTAAACTTCTTTTCTAAAGTTATAGTTATACTTTTATTCTCTTCTGCAACCGCTCTCACCTGCTCATCACGTTCTGTCTGCTCATTTTTTAGGCGCTGTGTTAAGGAATCAACTTCTTGTTTGACATAATTTTCTAAAGAATCTAGGCGTTTTTTAGTCTCATCTCGCACGCTACTAACTTCCTGAATTAATCGTTCTTCTAGGCGGGTAAATCTTTTTTCGATATCTCGGATGTGATTGCCAACAAGAATTTCTCTAACTTTATCTAAATTTCTACTTTCGCTAATGCTATTACTAAATTGCAGATCATTTATTGCTGAATTCGATCCTTGTTGTTCTAGATTCAAGGAATTATGATTCATGTATTCTTCTGGTGGATTCATATTTTTAATTCCTTTTGAAACTAAATCTGGCTTTGGTTGTTAGTGGTGATACTATACTTATAGTGTAGACACTAACTAAGTATAAAGTATATTTAAACACGAAAAAAATATATCCACTTGGATATATTAAAAAATATCTAAATTTTAGTCAAAGGAATGATAAATTTTTCAAGATACTTATTGAGAAGAGAGTCTATGTATTTCCTCCCCCAACTGTCGCCGGACTGATTCCAGTAAATTTGTATCCCGCGTCCAGTGCTTCCAGTCAAGGCCGACACGCCGAGCTAATGGAAACGCCCAGTGTTGGCGATGGCGATTTTTAAGTATTTCGAGATACTCGTAGTCTTCTACCCCTTCTCTGAGCCACTTCAGTCTTATAGAAGGAACAACTCCTTTAATACCTACCTGTTTCCCCGGATAAAACAACATCCCTTCACCAGGAAAATAGTGTTTGTATTTTTTCTGGAAATAAGTTTGAACGTCCTTCCAAGGGTCTTTTGTCCATAAGTCAACTCGCCAGTATAAAATTCCTGTTATCCCAAGGCTTTGGCTAATGAAGCCTGGATGAATTCTGTAGTTTATTGGTTCAAAATCTATCTGCCATTTGGGAGAGTACCCATCTTGTACCAAAGCGTTGTAAGACCAAACTTTATCTCCTTTTTGCAAAACCTCAGTAATTCGTTCAGGAGCTTCATCATAGGATTCTGGTAATACTACCCATATAT
It encodes the following:
- a CDS encoding nucleotide sugar dehydrogenase, with translation MSNRIAVIGLGYVGLPVALAFAKKFPNTIGFDINLEKVKSLKQGIDRTNQISTDELINSSLIITSELYDLVDTNFFVIAVPTPVDRNHNPDLTLLIKASELVGKVLQPGAIVVYESTVYPGVTEDICKATLAKVSGLRSGVDFKLGYSPERINPGDKAHTLEKIVKVVAGEDAETLERVASVYTAIIDAGVYRTSSIKVAEAAKVIENTQRDLNIALMNELALICDRLGIRTHDVLAAAGTKWNFLRFTPGLVGGHCIGVDPYYLTTKAEELGYHPEVILAGRRINDSMGTYLGQRFVKLLIEANLSIKEARVGILGLTFKENVPDIRNSRIPDVVKELQQFGIEPLLHDPLVDPDEAQHEYGIDLVDWDNLCDLDGVILAVSHQAYLDMPCEQLLNCLRPGGVLMDIKSIFSKAILPPHIHYWSL
- a CDS encoding PadR family transcriptional regulator, with the translated sequence MQKPCPMDGREFYSSLIRLHILHHAVQEPIFGLGIIEELARHGYKLSAGTLYPMLHDMERKGYLYSVEERSGRQNRRLYRATDLGKMTLEDAKEKVRELFGELFEE
- a CDS encoding FAD-binding protein; this translates as MGQNTSRRSVLRGLITSTIVIGFDLTTRSWVTSASATSVFESLPPLDGVLYTDNATLADASIDFGNIVHRQPLAVLKPGSIEDIVQIIQFARTYKLKVAPRGQGHSTYGQSQVEAGIVIDLSTLNKIHFIGTDRAIVDAGVVWSQLLQQTLVQGLTPPVLTDYIELSIGGTLSVGGIGGATHRYGVQVDNVLELKVVTGIGHLETCSLSYNRNLWEAVLAGLGQCGIIVQATIKLIPATTNARVFQLYYDDLATFTRDQREIINDERFNYVEGQLVSNNAGGWRYLLEAASFYSPPSVPNNSLLLAGLNYTRGTQQIEDKTYFDFLNRLAPTVAFLKSIGVWSYPHPWLNLFVSGSAVNSFVGEVAANLTLADTGQGPILLYPVKTKRFGLPNFRVPNEKVVFLFAILRTAVPPDNSVITKMLNDNRRLFEQNRDLGGYQYPVNALSFSKKDWQQHFRPVWGNLVSAKRRYDPDNLLTPSQGIFVNC
- a CDS encoding fused DSP-PTPase phosphatase/NAD kinase-like protein, which codes for MSDIKKVSDEFSAGGQPTPETLKQLVDQGYKSVVNLRSLDETGALADEQQQAQAVGLEYVNVPLKPTQANDNSTATVLSELQQLPTPVYFHCGVGGRASALALIAFATQHQLNREQVLAKAKELDINPDQAHLKQFLENLP
- a CDS encoding chromate transporter, with protein sequence MTQEAEDIQKSDNALTPTQQKQRLRELAMVFLRLGAIAFGGPAAHIAMMDNEVVNRRQWMSREKLLDLLGITNLIPGPNSTELAIHIGYERAGWRGLLVAGSCFILPAMLIVWGLAVIYGRYQTVPQVEWLLYGIKPVIIAVVLQAVWNLGKKAAKDAPTIIAGVAAIAAYFAGLNEILVLILLGIAVMLLKNWQSRGRITGAFLLPFSGVLAQVSSTAAVTSVSWINVFFFFLKIGCVLYGSGYVLLAFLQRELVERNHWLTSQQLLDAVAIGQFTPGPVFTTATFIGYLLAGNAGAIAGTIGIFLPAFVLVWVVNPWVSKLRQSPWASGFLDGVNAASLGLMAGVTYTLGQAALVDWLTITMAIVSAIAVFRFKINSAWLVLAGGAIGLASRM
- a CDS encoding sensor histidine kinase encodes the protein MNTSIINDVLGALNILTLEYINAGLFKIIGNTPDWLNQVCHKKLISGMNISIPQEKFCFLKNFLIDAEEFWMNNSGKKLSSGLWTEIDRTGQEYQFEAYAIFVNNRKILLIELLEETYEDKQYLIQKGREYQLIYHQLLKDNQKKDVLLHCIMHDIAGQLSAINGCLSLLEFEKLTPKGKDYLEIGMQQCLKQEMLIKDILDIFSHEVILLENSHVDIQDTPNIVTCIQEVIEFLKPTFYLKNIQLELDKQIDMTIDWTVIGEKSRLDRVISNLVENAYRYSFQDSTVTISLQLDGEYVLVNVDDRGSGVPPEMVKNLFQKFSQGKDKSGKAGLGLYFCKITLERWGGSIGYLPRPEGGSRFWFRLPRRG
- a CDS encoding Rab family GTPase: MLQKKICMIGAFATGKTSLISRFVHSIFSEKYHTTVGVKIDKKILDIEENKLNLILWDLYGEDEFQKIRMSYLRGCAGYLLVVDGTRRNTLEKAFDLQTRVEDAIGKVPFILVMNKWDITDEWEIEPAEIDDVIEKGWTVIKTSAKNGLGVEEIFQTLAKKILDC
- a CDS encoding OmpA family protein, coding for MNDSSINQIPKVSPERLNRNSQTSEIKDELTILRSLLLDIEPTKLERFYERLENPEIQPEDISDMLPEAVILRSKQDKQLGEVMVSTVEEAIQVSVKQDHNVLADTLFPVIGPATRKAISTALEQMTQSLNQTLEHSLSPQSFQWRLEAQRTGKSFAEIVLLRTLVYRVEQIFLIHKESGLLLQHLVTKQVAIQDPDLVAAMLTAIQDFIKDSFNVQKGDGIKSLRFGEVIIWIEEGPQALIAAMIRGNPPQELRLVLQEAIEKIHLKFSREIKNFAGDTESFELTKPDLEACLVVQYKSAAKKNYTYAWIILSAMAIACGTWGFFSIREQLRWQAYLQKLNSQPGIVVINSKQSFGKYFIWGMRDPLAVDPNTLIQQTNLNPKTVISQWQPYLSLEAQFSTKRVKELLRPPTSVSLQVDKNGILHITGYASRQWILEARKLCHFIPGITQIQDKNLVEIELSQLELYKKQIEQKILFFVEGTDELNSGEVTKLRNLTLSTRKFLDIAKYLEKKVQIKIIGHTNSTGTEQTNMLLSQARADKILSYLKSQGINTKQLKAMGVSSSQPFKPQVTSESQNISSRRVSFKVFIADQSD